A window of Sphingobacterium kitahiroshimense genomic DNA:
TATTTTTCAGGCAATCTCAATGTTAGTCCACCATTTTATATCGATTTTTATCACTTAAATAGTGGAGGAAAGGTATTTTCGGATAGTCTCAATAGTAATGATTTTAACATATCTATAAAGAATCTTCCAAAAGGGATTTATCAAGCGGTGTTTTCATGGAAAAGGGACTTACTTAGACCTCAAGATATTGAACGATTTTCACGACAGCCTGAGTTAGGAGTCCCAAAATATTTTTTATCAACGACTTTTTGGTTAGACAATGAAGAGGCCAATGAATACAACTTATCGTTCGATAAAGTTTATAATCAGGACGAGTTGGAAGAGATATTATTTAATCAAGTGGCGGACGAACCTACTCACATGTGGGTAAAATCTAATGGATTAAATAATAAGCTGTATTGTCAATACCTTGATTTATTAGATGGATTTAAGCATAAAAACCGACATCAGAAAGATAGCTTGCAACAGGTAGAGAATTATTATATTGAGCATAAAATGTACGATGAAGCCAAGATAGTTAGCGCAACGTTACATGAACCTTGGCTAGATCTTGTGAAAAATGAATTGATTACTCAAGAAATTCTATTTATGAAGAAACACATATCTAGCGATGTTATTATTCAGATATATAATTTTCAAGTAAATAGTAAGCAGGATTTTGAAAGGTATATCAAAGTCTATAATTCCTTTCCATCTAACATAAAACAAGTTTTGGATAGACGATTACGACATTTTATGGAATAGAAAAGTTGAATATCAATAATTATCAAATGTTAAAATATTTATCTCCAAAGGTATTCTAATACAATAATCCCCTTTAAATGCATTTAAATGCATTTGCATGTTTTTGACATATTTTTGGCACATGTTATAATTCATTATATAAATAACATTTTACACTTTCGTCTTATGGAAAGACAAAATATTCAAGAACAGATAAAATTCATGCGAAAGCAGAGGGGACTGACACAACAGGATCTGGCAGAGGTGGCTGGTGTCTCCTTAAGGACGATACAACGAGTTGAGAAGGGAACAGAAGAAATTAGTGGATTTAGTTTAAAACAAATTAGTCAGGTATTAGAAATACCTTTAGAGCAATTAATCATGCCAAATGTAAACCAAATAAGTATAGACAAGGATCAAACGGGAAGTATTAAAGGACTTTACTTATCATCATTGCTATTATTTGTGAATCCACTCTTAGGACTTTTAGTGCCAGCAATAATTGGTTCGACTAAACAAAACAAAAGCGACTTTTATAAAAAGGAATTAAGAAAAATGATAACAGCACACGCGTTGGCTTTATTTTTTTTAAGTATTTCTATTTCATATCTTTTCCTGACAGGTCTTTTAAATATTACTATGCCCGCATTTCTGGATAAGATATTGAATGCATATGTTCTTTTTACAATCCCACTCATCTATTATGTGTTTATTATTTTGTTTACAGCAATTAATTACCTTAATATCGATAAAAAATTAAAAAATCAAGATTTGACAGTGATATAATGACCAATTAGTTTTTGGAATAATAAAGCTATAAATTGGTTGTAACAAATCTGCAGAAGTAAATTGACGCTTTGTTTATCTCAAACAGAATAGAAAGGCATGATATTTTTCCATACACTTTGTTTTTTGGTATTTTTATTATGATCATTTTTGAGGAAAAACATAGACTTCCTAAGTTTATTCTGATTATATATATTATTCAATATGTGGTATTAACAATATATTATTTAAAAATGGATGTGATGTCGTTGTACTACCACATTCCAGCTATAATTATAGGTATTTTGTTGTTTATTTGCAGATCTAAGTTAATTTTGAACGATGATGTTATTCTAACAAATTCATTTTTTTATTTTTTTAATAGAAAGTATGATTTAAAAAAAATTGACAGTTGCAAATTTGATAGCATATCTGCTTTAGGATATTTTGGTGGCTGGGGAATAAGATATAGCAAGAAGTACGTTGGTCTTACATTTTTAGTTCAAATTATATTGTTACTTTCTGTTTTGAGAATAAGAAGAAAGTCACTTTTTCAATACAGAATATAGCTAAACTAAAAACAGCGTTAACTAATTTGGATATTTGTTTTAAATAGTTCTCACTTTTGTATGCGCAGATATCTCTTATGATTAAGGTGAGGATTTCGATTCAAAGGTCTATTTTACTTGATTTTATCAAGCTCTCATTTCTATATTATTTTTTTTCTTGAAAAATATAGATAAAAGATCTAACTAAAAAAGCCTGCGCACGCGCAGGCTTCTTTAGTTAGAAATATAATATAATTACTTATTCATTTTTTCTGCACCTTCAATGATTGCTTCAACGACAGCTGGATCTTGAAGAGTGGAAGTATCTCCCAAGTTGGATCTTTCACCCTCTGCAATTTTTCTAAGAATGCGACGCATGATTTTTCCAGAACGTGTCTTAGGAAGATCTGATACAAATTGGATGATATCAGGTTTTGCGATAGCACCAATCAATCTTGTAATCGTCTGCATGATATCTTTACGTGTACTTTCTTCATCAATATGATGATTGGCAATAACGTAAGCATAGATACCTTGTCCTTTTACGGGGTGCGGGTAACCAACAATAGCTGATTCTACAACATCAGAGTGCATATTGATTGCATTTTCTACTTCAGCAGTTCCGATGCGGTGTCCAGATACGTTTAATACATCATCCACACGACCTGTGATTTTGTAATAACCCTCAGGGTTTCTATAACAGCCATCACCTGTGAAATACATATTTTCGTAAGTTGCAAAATAGGTCTGACGGCAACGCTCATGATCTCCCCAAGTGGTACGTAACATACCTGGCCACGGGAATTTGATACATAAATTTCCGGAAACATCATTTCCTTCAATTTCTTTTCCATTCTCGTCCATAAGTGCAGGCTGAACCCCTGGTAATGGTAACATCGCATATCCTGGTATAGTTGGTGAAATACCAGCCATAGGAGCGATTAAGATACCGCCATTTTCAGTTTGCCACCAGGTATCAACAATAGGAGCTTTTCCTTTACCGACTTTATTGTTATACCAATGCCAAGCTTCCTCATTGATAGGCTCACCAACTGATCCCAGTTTACGGATACTGCTCAAATCCTTTCCATCAATAAATGAGTCTCCAAAAGCCATCAGTGAACGGATAGCTGTTGGTGCTGTATATAAAATATTGACTTTATATTTATCAACGATATCCCATAAACGGCCAGCGTCAGGATAGGTTGGTGTACCTTCAAACATTAATGAAGTAGCTCCCTGTGAAAGAGGTCCGTAAACAATGTAGGAGTGACCTGTAATCCAGCCAATATCTGCAGTACAGAAGTATACTTCACCTTGCTGATATTGAAATACGTTTGCAAAAGTATAACCAGTATAAACCATATAGCCACCAGTGGTATGGACAACACCCTTTGGTTTGCCTGTAGAACCTGAAGTATACAAGATAAATAATGTGTCTTCTGAATCCATTTCTTCTGCGGGACAAGCTGGATTTCCTTGTGTTTCTACTTTCTTAATTTCATCTTCCCACCATACATCACGACCTTTAATCATGGAGACTGGTGTACGTGTTCTTGTTAATACAATGACTTTTTCAACAGAGTCACATTGCATTAATGCATCATCAACAATGCTCTTTAATTCTAATACTTTTGGACCACGGTAGCTACCATCAGAAGTCACAACTACTTTACAGGCCGCATCATTGATACGGTCAGCGATAGATTGAGCCGAAAAACCTCCGAAGACTACGTTGTGAATAGCACCGATACGTGCACAGGCTAAAGTCGCAATAACCAATTCGGGAACCATTGGTAAATAAATACATACACGGTCTCCTTTGCGGATATTGTTATTTTTTAGAACGTTGGCAAATTGCTCAACTTTCTGTAAAAGTTGTTTGTAAGATAAAATGCGATGCGATTCATTTGGATCATTTGGCTCCCAAATAATCGCAGGTTTATCCCCTAAATTATAGATATGGCGGTCAAGGCAATTTTCTGTAATATTTAATTTTCCACCTTCGAACCATTTTACATTAGGCTCTGTAAAATTCCAATTCAGAACATTTGTCCATTTTCTTTTCCAAAAAAAGTTTTCCGCTATCTCTCCCCAGAAAGTTTCCGGACTTTCTACACTTTTTTTATAAACGTCTTGATATTCTTCAAATGATTTGATTTGTAGACTCATATTTTGGTTTTATTAAATTCAATCCCTTAAAACTTATTTGGTTGATTAAACAAGTTCATTTGGAATCAGCTAATTTAGTTTTTTTTGAGACAATTGCCAATTTATAAAATTTATAATTTGAAATTTAACTTTTTTATAACACTATTGTTATATTGCTCATGATATAATAGATTGATCTATATGGATGTATTAAAAAAAATGTACTATTTTTTAATTTTTAGCAATATATTAATTGCATTGGCGGCAGCTTCGCAGTGTGTATTGACGTACATTATACTTGATCAGGAGATTAATGGTTATATCGCATTAATTGAGGGAGCGGCTACACTTGCGCTTTACAATTTTAGCTTGATTTTATCTAAACCACAACATCCGGAGAAATCAATTTATGCCCGTACAAGGTGGGTTTTTAAATATGAACGTATTTTATGGATCAACACATTTATAGCAACAGGTATTTGCCTATGGTGTCTTTTTCATATCCACGTTTACTCTATCTTTTTCTTAGGTGTTATTGGATTGGTCAGCGTATTGTATAGTCTTCCTATTATTCCTTTAAAAGATCGATGGGGGGGATTAAGACAGATTCCGGCAATGAAAATTTTTCATATTGCATTGGTATGGGTATTAAGCAGTGTTTTTCTTCCCTATATAGAGCTTTACAGTAATGCTATGTCAGTAAACCTGCATTTATTGTATTACCTCGCTTGTTTAAAGTTCGTTTTCTTGATTATCTGTACGTTGCCATTTGACATTCGTGATATCAAGCAGGATTCTTATTATCATCTCCGAACATTGCCCAATATGCTCGGAGAGGGGAGAGCAAAGAGCCTATGTTACATCTTACTGTGCATACATAGTCTCTTGATTGTATGTGCTCCTTATTTATTGATTATAAAAGTTGGTCTTCTTGTTACGAACACAATTATTTACCTCATTTTGAGATTTCTTGTTTTCAGAACAAATGAACACTATCATTATGCTTACTTACTAGATGTAAGTCTCGTGCTCCAATTTTTAATCATTGTGTTTATTAAAAATTTTGTTTGATTTTATCTTAAAACGATTACTTGTTCAAAAAAGAGATAATCTTATCCGCAACTACATCAGATAATTTATAGTAACTTTCAAATGTCCATCCTGCAACATGAGGACTTAAAATTACATTGTCTCTACTTGTTAGATCTGAAAACCAAGATTGCTCTTTAAGACCAGGAAAATTCTCTACGGGAAGGACATCAAAAGCAGCTCCTATGATTTTTCCTTCATCCATTGCCTTTAATACAGCAGGAATTTGAACAATACCACCACGAGCTCCTAAAAGGAAAAATATGGGTTTGCGAAAATGATATAAATATTCTTCGTTGATCAATCCTTTTGTCTCTTTGGTTAGTGGAATGTGAAAACTAAGTACATCTGCATGTTTGACAACTTCTTCCATGGAGACTTCCTTTGCGAATTGATCTGAAAAGCCAGTTTTGTACTTGTCATATGCAATAACTTTTACACCAAAGCCGGAGAGTTTCTTTGCCATAGCCTGGCCATTGTGACCATAACCAATAATGGCAACAGTTCGACCTTGTAATTCATAGCCACGGTTGGCCTCACGACGCCATAAACCGGTCTTAATTTCCTGATTGGTTCTGTTAAGATGATTCATAAGAGAAAGCAACATACCGATCATATGTTCACCAACGGCATCACAGTTTCCTTCATTTGCACTTATGAGTTCAATTCCTTTTGATTGTGCATAAGCCTCATCAATATTATCCATACCAGCTCCGCAACGTGCTATAAATTGGAGATTATTTGCTAAATCTATAAAGTGCTGATCGACTTGAAATTTAGATCTTATGATTAATCCCGTATAATCAGAAATGTATTTTTCAGCATCTGCGCGATCGAACTCAGGTTTGTAATCGTAGGCAATTCCAGCTTGATCCAATTTTTGAGTAAGCACTGCATGCGCGTCATCAACGATTAATACTTTTGTTTTCATAATGATTATTTATTTACATTAAAACAAATTATAATTAAATAGCAATGAATTGATCATAAGTCAGATATGCATGCTGACTTGTTCAATTCAATATAATTACAATTTCATAAAATCAACACTTAGCAGTTTTTTAAGCTTATACTGCTTAACTTCTTCAGGTAGTATACGCATCAATGTATCTCGGATGATAATACTTATCGGATTCTCCCATTGTGCGACCTTTCCGATAGACCATGATGTTTCGGTAATATAACGTGTTCTTTTTAACCTTCTTTTTTCAAATATTTGAAAAGCAAGAGCAACATCTGTCGTTTTCTTTAATTCGTCTATCAATACGGCTACATCTTCAATTGCCTGACACGCACCCTGACCCATATTGGGGGTTGTTGCATGTCCTGCATCGCCAATAAATAAGGTATTACCGAAAGCTAGATTTTTTAGAGGTTTAATATCAATGATATCATTCCAGATCAATTGCTGGTCATTTGTTTCAGCAAGGACGCTTGTAATCGGATCATGATAAGACGCAAAGTTTTGTTGCAGATCCTTGATTGTGTAACGACTGAATACTTTGTTATGAGCGGGAGAATTTATACAAGCATACCAATAAATCTTGTTTCCAACAAGAGGAGTCATGCCAAAGCGTCCTTTGTTCCCCCATGTTTCTGAACCAGTGCTGAGGTTTATATTAGCATTATCAATGGTTGCACGCCAACAGGTATAACCTGCATAGCGTGGTGCTGAACCAGGAATCAATTGTTGTCTTAATCGAGAATTAACACCGTCAGCAATAATCAGATAGTCCGTTTGATGTATGGTCCCATCTTCAAAAAAGATGTCAATTTCTCCTTCTCGGTATTCTATTTTAAGAGCTCTTTTTCCAAGATGTAAGTTTTCATATTCAATTTGTGCGAGTAGAAACTGATGTAAATCTGCACGGTGTATAGCAAAATTATCCTGTTCATACTTGTCACTAATGGTTTTGGTTTCGGGAGCTGCAAGAATCCTTCCCTGCTTATCCAGAATATTATAGTTTTCTAAATAATGTCCTAGGGGGATGACACCTGCTTTAAGTTCCAAGTATTCTAATGCCTGAATGGCATTGGCCGCTAAACCAAAACCAGCTCCAATACCTTTTAATGCCTTAGCACTTTCATAGATAGTGGCTTGTATACCAATTTTGTTAAGGCCAATGGCTGCAGTCAAACCAGCAACACCACCTCCGATAATGGTAAAGCGTTTCATGGAGCTAGATCTTAGGCATTCGCAATTTCGTTTGTTAGAACGATAAAATCATTAACCGTTAATCGCTCAGCGCGTAATTCATATAATGGATTGTCCGACATTTTATCTTTTGTAACTACCGCCGACAGCGAGTTTCTTAAGGTCTTACGTCTTTGGTTGAAACCAGATTTTACAACTCTCCAGAATAATTTCTCATCACACGCAAGTGCTGTGCGATCATTTCTCGTCATTCGAATGACACCAGAAAGTACCTTTGGTGGTGGATTAAATGCACCAGCCTTTACGGTGAATAAATATTCTACATGATAGTAAGCCTGTAAGAACACACTTAAAATACCATATTCTTTACTACCTGCCTTTGCTGTACAGCGCTCTGCAACTTCCTTTTGAAACATACCGGTCATCTGCACAACACGGTTGCGTTCATCCAATATTTTAAATAAAATCTGAGAAGAAATATTATAAGGGAAATTACCGATTACGGCCATCTTTTCGCCAAAATGTTGTGAAAAATCCAAGTTTAAAAAGTCACCATGAATCAGACGGTGTTCCAACTGAGGATATTTATCTGCTAAAAATTCAATAGATTCATCATCCACATCGATCATCCATGTTTCGTAAGCATCATTTTGTAGAAGAAAATCGGAAAGAACACCCATTCCAGGACCGACCTCAAGCACCTGCGTGAATCCTAATTTTGGATCCAAAGCATCAACTATTTTTTTTGCCGCATTTTTATCATTCAAAAAATGTTGTCCTAAATGTTTCTTGGCTCTTACTGTACTCATATATGCTCGAATTTGGTACAAATATAGTTAACTTGTGGAGGATAATAAACAGGTAAGGTAAATGAGTGGCAATTTATCATCTGTTTCTCTTGAAGGTGGTTTATATGAATTGGAAATTAAAGTGATGCTTGACTATTTCATATAATTTTAATTACTTTTGAGTCAATAATTTCATTTTTTACTATGGCTGACAAATTAAAAATAGGTATTACAGTAGGCGATATCAATGGTATCGGATTGGAAGTAATTATAAAATCATTATTGGACAATCGTGTTTTAGAATTTTTCACTCCGATTGTTTACGGTAATACAAAAGTTGCGTCATTTCATAGAAAAGCATTAGGTGTCAGTGATTTTAGTTTTAATGTCATCAATGATCCTGAGCAGGCAAATCCTAAACGGGCTAACATGATTAATTGCTGGCAGGAGGATGTCAAGATAACTTTAGGCGAAGAAAATGAGATCGGTGGTAAATATGCTTTTATTTCATTAGAAAAAGCGGTTGAAGATCTAAATGCAGGAAAGATTGATGCTTTGGTCACTGCCCCTATTAATAAACATAATATCCAGCAGGAAGGATTTCATTTTCCAGGACATACGGAGTATTTGCAAGAAAAAACAAATGCGGATGATGTATTGATGTTTATGATCTGTGATGAGTTGCGGGTGGGTGTTGTTACAGGCCATATACCTGTAAAAGATGTTTCCGATCATATTACAGAAGCAGCAATTTTAAATAAATTGGAGCTAATGAATGAGAGTCTTAAAAAGGACTTCTGGATTCAGAAACCTAAAATTGCTGTACTCGGATTAAATCCACATGCAGGAGATAATGGTGTTATTGGTGTTGAAGATGATATGATTATCCGACCAACGATAGAAAAAGCAAAAGAAAAAGGAATATTGTGTTTTGGACCCTATCC
This region includes:
- the acs gene encoding acetate--CoA ligase — encoded protein: MSLQIKSFEEYQDVYKKSVESPETFWGEIAENFFWKRKWTNVLNWNFTEPNVKWFEGGKLNITENCLDRHIYNLGDKPAIIWEPNDPNESHRILSYKQLLQKVEQFANVLKNNNIRKGDRVCIYLPMVPELVIATLACARIGAIHNVVFGGFSAQSIADRINDAACKVVVTSDGSYRGPKVLELKSIVDDALMQCDSVEKVIVLTRTRTPVSMIKGRDVWWEDEIKKVETQGNPACPAEEMDSEDTLFILYTSGSTGKPKGVVHTTGGYMVYTGYTFANVFQYQQGEVYFCTADIGWITGHSYIVYGPLSQGATSLMFEGTPTYPDAGRLWDIVDKYKVNILYTAPTAIRSLMAFGDSFIDGKDLSSIRKLGSVGEPINEEAWHWYNNKVGKGKAPIVDTWWQTENGGILIAPMAGISPTIPGYAMLPLPGVQPALMDENGKEIEGNDVSGNLCIKFPWPGMLRTTWGDHERCRQTYFATYENMYFTGDGCYRNPEGYYKITGRVDDVLNVSGHRIGTAEVENAINMHSDVVESAIVGYPHPVKGQGIYAYVIANHHIDEESTRKDIMQTITRLIGAIAKPDIIQFVSDLPKTRSGKIMRRILRKIAEGERSNLGDTSTLQDPAVVEAIIEGAEKMNK
- a CDS encoding helix-turn-helix domain-containing protein, whose product is MERQNIQEQIKFMRKQRGLTQQDLAEVAGVSLRTIQRVEKGTEEISGFSLKQISQVLEIPLEQLIMPNVNQISIDKDQTGSIKGLYLSSLLLFVNPLLGLLVPAIIGSTKQNKSDFYKKELRKMITAHALALFFLSISISYLFLTGLLNITMPAFLDKILNAYVLFTIPLIYYVFIILFTAINYLNIDKKLKNQDLTVI
- a CDS encoding FAD-dependent monooxygenase, which translates into the protein MKRFTIIGGGVAGLTAAIGLNKIGIQATIYESAKALKGIGAGFGLAANAIQALEYLELKAGVIPLGHYLENYNILDKQGRILAAPETKTISDKYEQDNFAIHRADLHQFLLAQIEYENLHLGKRALKIEYREGEIDIFFEDGTIHQTDYLIIADGVNSRLRQQLIPGSAPRYAGYTCWRATIDNANINLSTGSETWGNKGRFGMTPLVGNKIYWYACINSPAHNKVFSRYTIKDLQQNFASYHDPITSVLAETNDQQLIWNDIIDIKPLKNLAFGNTLFIGDAGHATTPNMGQGACQAIEDVAVLIDELKKTTDVALAFQIFEKRRLKRTRYITETSWSIGKVAQWENPISIIIRDTLMRILPEEVKQYKLKKLLSVDFMKL
- the pdxA gene encoding 4-hydroxythreonine-4-phosphate dehydrogenase PdxA, producing the protein MADKLKIGITVGDINGIGLEVIIKSLLDNRVLEFFTPIVYGNTKVASFHRKALGVSDFSFNVINDPEQANPKRANMINCWQEDVKITLGEENEIGGKYAFISLEKAVEDLNAGKIDALVTAPINKHNIQQEGFHFPGHTEYLQEKTNADDVLMFMICDELRVGVVTGHIPVKDVSDHITEAAILNKLELMNESLKKDFWIQKPKIAVLGLNPHAGDNGVIGVEDDMIIRPTIEKAKEKGILCFGPYPADGFFANHAYEKFDAVLAMYHDQGLIPFKHIANRNGVNFTAGLPIVRTSPDHGTGYDIAGQNVAAHESFMEAIFQAVHIVKRRREQAELSQNPLAFRKLSRDRD
- the rsmA gene encoding 16S rRNA (adenine(1518)-N(6)/adenine(1519)-N(6))-dimethyltransferase RsmA, producing MSTVRAKKHLGQHFLNDKNAAKKIVDALDPKLGFTQVLEVGPGMGVLSDFLLQNDAYETWMIDVDDESIEFLADKYPQLEHRLIHGDFLNLDFSQHFGEKMAVIGNFPYNISSQILFKILDERNRVVQMTGMFQKEVAERCTAKAGSKEYGILSVFLQAYYHVEYLFTVKAGAFNPPPKVLSGVIRMTRNDRTALACDEKLFWRVVKSGFNQRRKTLRNSLSAVVTKDKMSDNPLYELRAERLTVNDFIVLTNEIANA
- a CDS encoding NAD(P)-dependent oxidoreductase; protein product: MKTKVLIVDDAHAVLTQKLDQAGIAYDYKPEFDRADAEKYISDYTGLIIRSKFQVDQHFIDLANNLQFIARCGAGMDNIDEAYAQSKGIELISANEGNCDAVGEHMIGMLLSLMNHLNRTNQEIKTGLWRREANRGYELQGRTVAIIGYGHNGQAMAKKLSGFGVKVIAYDKYKTGFSDQFAKEVSMEEVVKHADVLSFHIPLTKETKGLINEEYLYHFRKPIFFLLGARGGIVQIPAVLKAMDEGKIIGAAFDVLPVENFPGLKEQSWFSDLTSRDNVILSPHVAGWTFESYYKLSDVVADKIISFLNK